In Dyadobacter subterraneus, a single genomic region encodes these proteins:
- a CDS encoding sugar phosphate isomerase/epimerase family protein: MNRREALTSVLAVSTATVIPVEIKKEKQGSFIYSLNMSTLRGHKLGFKKELEVAAKAGYKSVEIWISTLQDYLKTGGTLAEAKRVIDDLGLKVEDAIGFATWIVDDQAARSKALDQLKMEMDQLAQIGCPRVAAPPMGATTGEILELPKMAERYRKILELGDQTGVVPHLELWGFSKNLSRVGELLYVAVESNHPSAKVLMDVYHLHKGGSGMDSVKDVGKPLIEIFHINDYPATPPRETIVDADRVYPGDGTAPLKKLLQTLKNPEKPVILSFEVFNKDYYAQDALLVAKTGLEKMKKVTEGI, from the coding sequence GGAAATAAAAAAAGAAAAACAAGGTTCCTTTATATACTCGCTCAACATGAGCACGTTGCGTGGTCATAAACTTGGTTTTAAAAAAGAGCTGGAAGTAGCTGCGAAAGCGGGCTATAAATCCGTAGAAATATGGATCAGTACTTTGCAGGATTATCTTAAAACCGGCGGAACACTTGCAGAAGCAAAACGTGTTATTGACGATCTTGGATTGAAAGTGGAAGATGCCATCGGTTTTGCTACCTGGATTGTCGACGATCAGGCTGCGCGTTCCAAAGCTTTAGATCAATTGAAGATGGAAATGGATCAGCTTGCCCAAATTGGTTGTCCAAGAGTTGCTGCACCTCCTATGGGCGCAACTACCGGTGAAATTCTTGAACTACCTAAAATGGCAGAACGCTATCGCAAAATACTTGAACTGGGGGATCAGACAGGTGTAGTTCCCCATCTCGAACTTTGGGGTTTTTCCAAAAATCTCAGCCGGGTTGGAGAGTTGCTTTATGTGGCGGTAGAATCAAACCATCCGTCGGCCAAAGTTTTGATGGATGTATATCATTTGCATAAAGGAGGTTCGGGAATGGATAGTGTAAAAGATGTGGGAAAACCTTTGATCGAGATTTTTCACATCAATGACTATCCGGCAACTCCGCCAAGAGAAACCATTGTGGATGCTGACAGAGTATATCCGGGAGATGGAACGGCTCCATTAAAAAAACTACTTCAAACACTTAAAAATCCTGAAAAACCAGTTATTCTTTCCTTTGAAGTTTTTAACAAAGATTACTATGCGCAGGATGCTTTGCTGGTAGCGAAAACTGGTTTGGAGAAGATGAAGAAAGTTACTGAGGGAATTTGA
- the parS gene encoding type II RES/Xre toxin-antitoxin system antitoxin, with protein sequence MQSSIKINSKSSKLGEDLAVVLRRKAPANEITWMILGGKQFMLNEPVSGLDFLIASGKGVPKLSIENLANVMDVPMKDMAVLLSLSYKTLARKKKTDVFGDLVSSLSIEIANTIAKGLSVFEDSEKLNRWLHKENKALNMQRPFDLLNTPTGIKLVNQILGRIEDGVYS encoded by the coding sequence ATGCAATCATCAATCAAAATTAACAGTAAATCATCCAAACTTGGTGAAGACCTGGCCGTAGTCCTTCGAAGGAAAGCGCCGGCAAATGAAATTACGTGGATGATTTTAGGCGGCAAGCAGTTTATGCTAAACGAACCCGTATCAGGTTTGGATTTTTTAATTGCAAGTGGTAAAGGAGTGCCAAAGCTATCCATTGAAAATCTGGCGAATGTTATGGACGTTCCCATGAAAGACATGGCAGTATTGTTGAGCCTTTCGTATAAAACCTTGGCGCGCAAAAAAAAGACTGATGTCTTTGGAGATCTTGTTTCATCTTTGTCAATTGAGATAGCCAATACAATCGCCAAAGGATTGTCAGTTTTTGAAGATTCGGAAAAACTAAATCGCTGGCTTCACAAAGAGAATAAGGCACTTAATATGCAAAGGCCATTTGATCTTTTAAACACCCCAACTGGTATCAAGCTAGTAAATCAGATATTGGGTCGTATTGAAGATGGTGTTTATTCTTGA
- a CDS encoding RES family NAD+ phosphorylase has translation MIVYRIAKKRERANDLSGQGAANEGGRWNSEGIFCLYTSESRALAMLELLVHVDETELPPNLFVMTIEVDSSAPFCEIEDKDLPQDWRITENLALKEKGDEIFKTRKYIGIKARSAVMPQEYNFILNPLFPGYYDLVKVIAVEDYLRDTRL, from the coding sequence ATGATTGTATACAGGATTGCAAAAAAGCGGGAACGTGCTAACGATTTGAGTGGTCAGGGTGCGGCTAACGAAGGAGGAAGATGGAATAGTGAGGGCATTTTTTGTTTATATACAAGTGAGAGTCGTGCACTGGCTATGTTGGAATTGCTGGTACACGTGGACGAAACAGAATTACCTCCTAACTTATTTGTAATGACTATTGAAGTTGATAGCTCAGCTCCATTCTGCGAAATAGAGGATAAAGACCTGCCACAAGACTGGCGAATTACAGAAAATCTTGCTTTAAAAGAAAAGGGAGATGAAATTTTTAAAACAAGAAAATACATAGGGATTAAGGCTAGAAGTGCCGTAATGCCACAGGAATATAATTTTATTCTTAATCCATTATTTCCAGGATATTACGATTTGGTTAAAGTAATAGCCGTTGAAGATTATCTTAGGGATACCAGATTGTAG
- the map gene encoding type I methionyl aminopeptidase → MLISSAAELEGIQKISEAVATTLKEMRNFAKPGMTAKELDDFGGEILNSLGAKSAPKLTYGFPGWTCICVNHEVAHGIPSAGKILKEGDLINVDVSAELNGFWSDNGGSFVLGEDSNNHQKLVNASKNILHKAIYRIKSGVKVSDIGRLIEVEARKAGYRVIKNLAGHGVGRSLHEDPHEILNWCDNDNKQRFRKNTVVAIETFISTASTIAEKGKDGWTLLGNKGGYVAQHEHSIIVTDGKPVILTAVNGIWD, encoded by the coding sequence ATGTTAATTTCATCAGCAGCAGAATTAGAAGGAATTCAGAAAATAAGTGAGGCAGTTGCTACTACATTAAAAGAAATGCGGAATTTTGCCAAACCAGGTATGACCGCAAAGGAACTGGATGATTTTGGAGGAGAAATTCTAAATTCATTAGGGGCAAAATCAGCTCCAAAACTTACTTATGGATTTCCTGGGTGGACCTGTATTTGCGTCAACCATGAAGTTGCCCATGGAATTCCTTCTGCTGGAAAAATATTGAAAGAAGGTGACTTGATCAATGTCGACGTTTCAGCTGAGCTTAACGGATTTTGGTCGGATAATGGCGGCTCTTTTGTTTTGGGTGAAGATAGTAACAACCACCAAAAGCTGGTGAATGCCTCGAAGAATATTCTTCACAAAGCGATCTATCGTATCAAATCTGGTGTTAAAGTTTCGGATATAGGCCGGCTAATTGAAGTCGAAGCGAGAAAGGCTGGTTACCGTGTAATCAAAAACCTGGCCGGACATGGTGTGGGAAGAAGTCTGCACGAAGATCCGCATGAAATCCTTAACTGGTGTGATAACGATAACAAACAACGTTTTAGAAAAAACACGGTCGTTGCAATAGAAACCTTTATTTCCACAGCCTCAACAATTGCTGAAAAAGGAAAAGATGGCTGGACATTATTGGGAAACAAAGGCGGATATGTTGCGCAACATGAACATAGCATTATTGTAACAGATGGGAAGCCTGTAATTTTGACTGCGGTAAATGGGATTTGGGATTAA
- a CDS encoding (2Fe-2S)-binding protein, with the protein MAIYNLTVNSKKVKVDVEDDMPLLWVVRDVVGLKGTKFGCGMALCGACTVHLDGQPARSCQTPVSSVGKNTKITTIEGIGDVKLHAIQQAWIEEQVPQCGYCQSGQIMSAVALLKTNASPNDQDIDAAMSGNLCRCGTYDRIRKAIHRAAETIKVEEKGIGKR; encoded by the coding sequence ATGGCGATATATAATTTAACAGTTAACAGTAAAAAAGTAAAAGTCGACGTGGAAGATGACATGCCTTTGCTTTGGGTAGTCAGAGACGTTGTTGGCTTAAAAGGGACTAAATTTGGATGTGGAATGGCACTTTGCGGTGCATGCACGGTTCATCTGGATGGCCAGCCCGCACGTTCTTGCCAAACACCAGTTTCCAGTGTTGGTAAAAACACAAAGATAACGACAATTGAAGGGATTGGTGATGTCAAACTGCACGCTATCCAACAAGCCTGGATAGAGGAACAAGTACCGCAATGCGGTTATTGCCAATCAGGACAAATTATGTCCGCAGTAGCTCTTCTTAAAACAAATGCAAGTCCGAATGATCAGGATATTGATGCTGCCATGAGTGGAAATTTGTGCAGATGCGGAACGTATGACCGTATCCGTAAAGCAATTCACCGTGCCGCGGAAACGATCAAAGTTGAGGAAAAGGGCATCGGGAAAAGATAG
- a CDS encoding xanthine dehydrogenase family protein molybdopterin-binding subunit, protein MENIQTSRRDFLKTTGLTSLGLALGISAFSKDAVVKKIYPAILKLEINPFIIIDTAGNISIVNPRPDMGQGSTQAVPSLLAEELEVRLDQVKIIQSDGKDKYGSQTSGGSSSVRSLWEPIRKAGAAAREMLTETAAKRWNVPVAECLAKDGTIVHKPTGKIFTYGELADEASKLEIPKNPKLKNPKDFTILGKYNKRLDVPERVTGKAIYGIDIDIPGMVYASILHSPAIHGKIVSIDDSETKKVKGVIKVLKTERTMPHRTSEAVAVIGTNYWAALKGRKALVVKWDNADYEKTLSTEKYFAETYEAAKKEGINFEEKGDFSAKYSSATKKLESNYETPFLAHAPIEPENAVVHVKDDGSIEIWAPVQGPDWALRDVCAYMKVAPEKVKINVTLLGGAFGRKAYHDFLLEACHLSKELKKPVKVVWTREDDISQGPYRPGMLSHMQGFVEDGKIAGYHHHAIGESIVSQVYKGLKPDEADPWLSEEISTNNNKYNFEIASKVSWTHVKTDIPIVWWRSVYASNFGWGQECFIDELAHLAGKDPVKARLEIIKDERFRKVLETLAEKSAWGEKLAEGQGKGIAVFKSFDSISATCITVTKKDNGVKIDKVISIIDCGYYVNPDNVKAQTEGNIVMGITAAIKDGITFTNGVCDQSNFHQYNIMRLNEMPEIEIHIVDSGSAPGGVGEPGLPPIAPALGNAIFAATGKRMRKLPFDINNLV, encoded by the coding sequence TTGGAAAATATACAAACTTCACGCCGTGATTTCCTGAAAACCACCGGTTTGACTTCTTTGGGGCTGGCTCTGGGTATTTCTGCGTTTTCAAAAGATGCAGTCGTCAAAAAGATTTATCCGGCAATTTTAAAACTTGAAATCAACCCGTTTATCATTATTGATACGGCCGGAAATATCTCGATTGTCAATCCTCGTCCGGATATGGGGCAAGGTTCAACGCAGGCAGTGCCGTCTCTTCTGGCAGAAGAGCTTGAAGTGCGGCTTGACCAGGTAAAAATTATTCAGAGTGACGGAAAAGATAAATATGGTAGCCAGACTTCCGGTGGAAGTAGTTCCGTAAGATCCTTATGGGAACCGATCCGCAAGGCTGGCGCTGCTGCCCGTGAAATGCTTACGGAGACTGCTGCAAAAAGGTGGAATGTTCCGGTTGCAGAATGTTTGGCAAAAGATGGGACCATTGTCCATAAGCCAACCGGTAAAATTTTCACTTATGGTGAACTTGCTGACGAGGCGTCTAAACTTGAAATTCCTAAAAATCCAAAATTAAAAAATCCAAAGGATTTTACAATTTTGGGAAAATACAACAAACGCCTGGATGTACCCGAACGCGTAACGGGAAAGGCAATTTATGGAATTGATATCGATATTCCGGGAATGGTTTATGCCAGTATTTTGCACTCGCCTGCGATACACGGGAAAATTGTTTCGATCGATGATTCTGAGACGAAAAAGGTCAAAGGCGTTATTAAAGTTTTAAAAACGGAGCGGACAATGCCTCATCGGACTTCCGAAGCTGTTGCGGTAATTGGTACAAATTACTGGGCAGCATTAAAAGGAAGAAAAGCACTCGTTGTAAAATGGGATAATGCAGATTATGAAAAAACGCTGAGCACAGAAAAATACTTTGCAGAAACATATGAAGCTGCAAAAAAAGAAGGAATCAATTTTGAGGAAAAAGGAGATTTCAGCGCGAAATACAGCTCAGCTACAAAGAAACTGGAATCCAATTATGAAACGCCATTTCTAGCACATGCACCTATTGAGCCCGAAAATGCAGTAGTGCACGTTAAAGATGACGGATCAATAGAAATTTGGGCTCCGGTTCAGGGACCTGACTGGGCATTGCGCGATGTATGCGCGTACATGAAAGTGGCACCGGAAAAGGTAAAAATCAATGTGACGTTGTTAGGTGGCGCATTTGGAAGAAAAGCTTATCATGATTTTCTTCTGGAAGCGTGTCATTTGTCAAAGGAATTGAAAAAGCCGGTTAAGGTTGTCTGGACAAGAGAAGATGATATTTCTCAGGGGCCTTATCGTCCGGGTATGTTGAGTCATATGCAGGGTTTTGTGGAGGATGGCAAAATTGCCGGATATCATCACCATGCCATTGGTGAATCTATTGTTAGTCAGGTTTATAAAGGATTAAAACCTGACGAGGCTGATCCATGGCTGAGTGAAGAAATCAGTACAAATAATAATAAATACAATTTTGAAATTGCTTCCAAAGTAAGCTGGACACACGTAAAAACGGATATTCCTATTGTTTGGTGGCGATCAGTTTATGCTTCAAATTTCGGCTGGGGACAGGAATGTTTTATCGATGAACTCGCTCATCTGGCTGGAAAAGATCCGGTCAAGGCACGTTTGGAAATCATAAAAGATGAACGTTTCAGAAAAGTTTTGGAAACACTGGCAGAAAAATCAGCCTGGGGCGAAAAGCTTGCGGAAGGACAAGGAAAAGGAATAGCGGTTTTTAAATCGTTTGATAGTATTTCTGCTACCTGCATTACGGTTACCAAAAAAGACAACGGAGTTAAAATAGACAAAGTTATCTCAATAATCGATTGTGGCTATTATGTCAATCCGGATAATGTGAAAGCACAAACCGAAGGCAATATCGTAATGGGTATTACTGCGGCAATAAAAGATGGAATCACATTTACAAATGGGGTTTGTGACCAAAGCAATTTCCATCAATACAACATTATGCGGTTAAACGAAATGCCTGAAATTGAGATACATATTGTTGACAGCGGTTCAGCGCCGGGTGGAGTAGGAGAGCCGGGACTTCCTCCGATAGCTCCCGCACTTGGTAACGCAATTTTTGCGGCAACCGGAAAGAGGATGCGAAAACTTCCTTTTGATATTAATAATCTGGTTTAG
- a CDS encoding phosphatase PAP2 family protein, which yields MNKIFYSRGRAASFATGLFLALTVFSCSKTVDEPTASINNPSTLDENAGTWKPYILASSSEVAVDQPKAATSAEYIAEIAKLKETMASVTPQQRDQINYWGAGAAFRWNEIARELAARYNSPPAVNAEGKYPVPDAANPLADPKFPFANPPYTARALAYLSVAQYDALVSAWNYKFKFNRKAPSKNDASIKAILPVSDLPSYPSEDAVVAAASYTILKAMFPGEIPFLDAKLAEHKNSRLLAGMNVESDIVAGNALGNAVAAKVMARAKTDGMGAANNQAKVPDIIANALKIGITEPWKSQESPARPPMLPTYGGVLTWNFNTATIPTLRPIAPPAIGSPEFEENLNELLTIAKSQTREQARIANYWSDGVGSYTPPGHWHRKAANLAHDNNFSEVRTARTLALVGTAIQDAGICCWDAKYYYYYPRPNQMNSKVKTSVGLPNFPSYTSGHSMFSGAAAEVLSHIFPSEKANIDAMAVEASVSRIYGLIHYRFDCEQGLVTGHKVGNYAVQRAKTDGAE from the coding sequence ATGAACAAGATATTTTATTCCCGTGGCCGCGCTGCGTCTTTTGCAACAGGTTTATTTTTAGCTTTAACAGTTTTCTCATGCAGCAAAACGGTTGATGAGCCAACTGCATCCATCAATAATCCTTCTACCCTTGATGAGAATGCGGGTACATGGAAACCTTACATATTGGCTTCATCAAGCGAAGTTGCAGTGGACCAGCCCAAAGCAGCCACCTCGGCGGAATACATTGCAGAAATTGCAAAATTGAAAGAAACGATGGCTTCTGTCACGCCTCAGCAACGCGACCAGATAAATTATTGGGGTGCAGGAGCAGCTTTCCGCTGGAATGAAATTGCCCGTGAACTAGCCGCACGTTACAACAGTCCACCGGCTGTAAATGCAGAAGGAAAATATCCGGTTCCTGATGCTGCAAATCCATTGGCGGATCCAAAATTCCCTTTTGCAAATCCTCCATACACTGCACGTGCACTGGCTTATCTTAGTGTTGCCCAGTATGATGCGCTTGTCAGTGCGTGGAATTACAAATTTAAATTCAACCGTAAGGCACCATCAAAAAACGACGCTTCTATCAAGGCAATTCTTCCGGTTTCAGATTTACCGTCTTATCCTTCGGAAGACGCCGTTGTTGCTGCCGCTTCATATACGATATTGAAAGCGATGTTTCCTGGTGAAATTCCTTTTCTGGATGCTAAATTGGCCGAACATAAAAACAGCCGTTTGTTAGCCGGAATGAATGTAGAAAGTGATATTGTAGCGGGTAATGCATTGGGAAATGCCGTTGCAGCGAAAGTAATGGCAAGGGCCAAGACGGATGGAATGGGTGCGGCTAATAACCAGGCCAAAGTTCCGGATATCATTGCCAATGCTTTAAAAATTGGTATAACCGAGCCATGGAAAAGCCAGGAATCCCCGGCACGTCCCCCGATGCTTCCTACTTATGGTGGCGTTCTTACCTGGAATTTCAATACGGCAACCATACCTACACTTCGTCCAATTGCTCCGCCTGCAATTGGCAGCCCTGAGTTTGAAGAAAACCTGAATGAACTGTTAACAATCGCAAAAAGCCAGACAAGAGAACAAGCCAGGATTGCAAATTACTGGTCTGATGGCGTAGGAAGTTATACGCCTCCGGGGCACTGGCACCGTAAGGCTGCTAACCTGGCTCATGACAATAATTTTAGTGAAGTAAGAACTGCCAGAACATTGGCCTTGGTTGGAACTGCCATTCAGGATGCAGGGATTTGCTGCTGGGATGCGAAATATTATTACTACTATCCTCGCCCTAACCAGATGAACAGCAAGGTGAAAACTTCTGTGGGGTTGCCTAACTTCCCGTCTTATACGTCCGGGCACTCGATGTTTTCTGGCGCTGCGGCAGAAGTTCTTTCACATATTTTTCCTTCCGAAAAAGCTAACATAGATGCCATGGCCGTGGAAGCCTCGGTTTCAAGGATTTATGGACTTATCCATTATCGTTTTGACTGTGAGCAAGGTTTGGTTACCGGGCATAAAGTTGGAAATTATGCAGTACAGCGCGCTAAAACAGATGGTGCGGAATAA
- a CDS encoding DinB family protein translates to MKRSDINPMPPFFDRYINLVEDIDIFDAFEKYSPDKVYSEISKLTDLQDKIYAPEKWTVKDILQHVIDNERIMAYRALRFSRNDKTALPGYEEAILAANTVASKRSVTDLMEEFNLLRQSTILLFKNMSGEMILNPGVANNTEISPLALGFVIIGHPVHHMNIIRERYYPLLG, encoded by the coding sequence ATGAAAAGATCTGACATTAATCCAATGCCGCCATTTTTTGACCGGTATATTAATCTGGTAGAAGACATTGATATTTTTGATGCCTTTGAAAAATATTCACCCGATAAAGTTTACTCTGAAATTAGCAAACTGACTGATTTACAGGACAAAATTTACGCACCTGAAAAATGGACTGTAAAGGATATTTTACAGCATGTTATTGATAACGAACGGATTATGGCTTATCGTGCACTTCGTTTTTCAAGAAATGATAAAACTGCTTTGCCGGGTTACGAAGAAGCTATACTTGCTGCCAACACGGTCGCAAGTAAACGTTCAGTTACAGATTTGATGGAAGAGTTTAATCTGCTTCGTCAGTCGACAATTTTACTTTTTAAAAACATGAGTGGGGAAATGATTCTTAATCCGGGAGTTGCCAATAATACAGAAATCTCTCCCTTAGCGCTGGGATTTGTGATTATCGGGCATCCTGTTCATCATATGAATATAATCCGGGAGAGATATTATCCATTGCTTGGATAA
- a CDS encoding thioredoxin domain-containing protein yields MNRLSKETSPYLLQHANNPVDWFAWGDEALQKAKAENKPILVSIGYSACHWCHVMERESFEDQNVADVMNEHFVCIKVDREERPDVDAVYMDALQAMGTRGGWPLNVFLLPDSKPFYGVTYLPPQNWVQLLKSVNNAFVNHYDELANSAEGFVENMVQPETSKYNLTSSESGYTIDALDQMYEKLSQNFDTQKGGMDRAPKFPMPSIYKFLLRYFDITQNPAALAQVELSLNRIALGGIYDHAVGGWARYSVDDEWFIPHFEKMLYDNAQLLGIFAEAYSLTQNSLYADRVTKTISWLGSEMLGPDGGFYSALDADSEGIEGRFYIWKKAELQSILGDDFDWFSKLYNISAHGNWEDGYNHLHLTNYVSETAKAAGIYSDSFEEKYQNALQKLAEARKSRIRPGLDDKILASWNGLLIKGLTTSYQALGDESIRDMAVNGGRFMLEKMTVNGKLWHSYKNGKTSITAFLEDYAAVVEAYTGLYQITFDTLWLTEAVRLTDYTISNFYDTADGYFFFTDSEGEALIARKKELFDNVIPASNSMMAQNLYVLGKILDRQDYLDLSDKMLSKMDKILLADVQWVTNWAALYCQKASPTAEIAIVGENADELRKDFDRFFIPNKVVVGTETSSQLPLLENRTKVNGKTAIYVCYDKTCQLPVNSVEDALEQLG; encoded by the coding sequence ATGAACCGCCTTAGCAAAGAAACCAGCCCGTATTTATTGCAGCACGCCAACAATCCGGTCGACTGGTTTGCCTGGGGAGACGAAGCTTTACAAAAAGCAAAAGCAGAAAATAAACCGATTCTGGTTAGTATCGGTTATTCTGCATGCCATTGGTGTCACGTGATGGAACGCGAAAGCTTCGAAGACCAAAATGTGGCCGATGTAATGAATGAACATTTTGTCTGCATAAAAGTGGACCGCGAAGAACGGCCTGACGTGGATGCCGTTTACATGGACGCTTTGCAGGCAATGGGTACACGTGGCGGCTGGCCGTTAAATGTTTTTTTACTTCCCGATAGTAAACCGTTTTATGGCGTTACTTATTTGCCGCCCCAAAACTGGGTGCAGCTTTTAAAAAGTGTGAATAACGCTTTTGTCAATCACTATGACGAACTGGCAAACTCTGCGGAAGGATTTGTTGAAAATATGGTGCAGCCGGAAACCAGCAAATATAACCTGACAAGCTCTGAATCGGGTTATACGATCGATGCGCTCGACCAGATGTATGAAAAACTCAGCCAGAATTTCGATACACAAAAAGGAGGAATGGACCGGGCGCCAAAATTCCCGATGCCTTCAATTTATAAATTCCTGCTTCGCTATTTTGATATAACACAAAATCCCGCGGCTCTTGCGCAGGTTGAGCTTTCTTTGAACCGGATAGCTTTGGGAGGTATTTATGACCACGCCGTTGGTGGATGGGCAAGATATTCTGTTGATGATGAATGGTTTATACCCCATTTTGAAAAAATGCTGTATGACAATGCACAGCTGCTCGGCATTTTTGCAGAGGCATACTCATTAACACAAAACAGTCTGTATGCTGACCGCGTAACAAAAACAATTTCCTGGCTGGGCAGTGAAATGCTGGGTCCGGATGGTGGTTTTTATTCGGCACTTGATGCTGATAGTGAAGGCATTGAAGGAAGATTTTACATTTGGAAAAAAGCAGAACTTCAAAGCATACTTGGTGATGATTTTGACTGGTTTTCCAAATTATACAATATCAGCGCACATGGCAACTGGGAAGATGGTTACAATCATCTTCATCTTACAAATTACGTTTCTGAAACGGCAAAAGCTGCCGGAATTTATTCTGATTCTTTTGAAGAAAAATATCAGAACGCACTCCAAAAACTTGCAGAAGCGCGTAAAAGCCGCATTCGTCCCGGACTGGACGATAAAATTCTGGCTTCGTGGAATGGACTTTTAATCAAAGGTCTGACTACTTCCTATCAGGCTTTAGGCGACGAATCTATTCGGGATATGGCTGTTAACGGAGGACGGTTTATGTTGGAAAAAATGACTGTTAACGGAAAACTTTGGCATAGTTATAAAAATGGAAAAACAAGTATAACAGCTTTTCTGGAAGATTATGCGGCAGTTGTTGAAGCCTACACTGGACTTTATCAGATAACGTTTGATACCTTATGGCTTACAGAAGCGGTTCGTCTGACGGATTACACCATTTCCAACTTTTACGATACCGCAGATGGTTACTTCTTTTTTACGGATTCAGAAGGTGAAGCTTTGATCGCACGGAAAAAAGAACTTTTTGATAATGTAATTCCGGCTTCCAACTCTATGATGGCGCAGAATCTGTACGTTCTTGGGAAAATTCTTGATCGTCAGGATTATCTTGATTTGTCGGATAAAATGCTTTCAAAAATGGATAAAATTCTGCTGGCTGATGTACAATGGGTTACCAACTGGGCAGCTCTTTATTGTCAGAAAGCCTCTCCTACTGCCGAAATTGCTATTGTTGGAGAAAATGCGGATGAGCTCAGAAAAGATTTTGACCGTTTTTTTATTCCAAACAAAGTGGTTGTCGGAACAGAAACTTCATCGCAGCTTCCACTTCTGGAAAACCGGACAAAGGTTAACGGCAAAACAGCGATTTATGTTTGTTATGATAAAACCTGTCAGCTGCCTGTAAACTCCGTGGAAGATGCACTGGAACAACTAGGCTGA